From a region of the Sesamum indicum cultivar Zhongzhi No. 13 linkage group LG3, S_indicum_v1.0, whole genome shotgun sequence genome:
- the LOC105158552 gene encoding glycine-rich domain-containing protein 2, with the protein MEREQEFEWEAAQSIEISFDLIAAAKQQLKFLAAVDRNRWLYEGPGLDRAIYRYNAFWLPLLAKHSESQLLDGPLVVPLDCEWIWHCHRLNPVRYKVDCEEFYGRILDNQNVVSSVGEASRSTTEEVWKTLYPGEPYELDLKGALQDNIHGRNVGGEKCTKYDLIAAVQRQSPFFYQVSRAHMIDDRYLEGSVARYKGFLHLIKRNKERHIKSFSVPTYDIDLIWHTHQLHPVSYCKDLVEIMGQVLEHDDTDSDRTKGQKLDIGFSGTTKTFEEMYGSRYWRAGAMYRGHTPSSVRSTPYFGVASKTLTTVNDSQKIKLPEVKVLEVMLEAVGVRNLPEGHNGSLLLSFSKTQPDVVFNEKRSLKFFSESGEKQVASFHCQPTGHLSFELMYCLDSRLQAPNSSKTIGTTSISLEDFLSSGSSLKIEKWLELLPNSNIIQSKPIGLLVAISVTIPVKVPYVLHTMRSQPFSKTSCLFPLPVRARFARSWTNIIDEAGNLVMSLHMRNSKKSRGKGESMRKEVAGVLESGEKCILAEFAESKWLLVNSPWSLQFPITNNDDGHLLELTGPRTVRLFVGGRLDYELKHCEKHKGFENHLITAIEFSDEYPYGRAVALLDFKSGTVKVNEEWFLQPAFVLTFIFAYVLRKEGCNTHITGIKTPKQKGIALMPSEGGARSESCNAKCGNGVGSDVRTLESGGCGGCGGCGGGGCGNMARCGGCGGCGGCGGGGCGNRTKSGGCGSGCSGGCGGCGGCGGCGGGGGYGYKSGNVIGAGNGYSNGHPNQAVIPQNEIRVA; encoded by the exons ATGGAGAGGGAGCAGGAATTCGAATGGGAAGCAGCTCAAAGCATTGAAATAAGTTTTGACCTTATCGCCGCAGCGAAACAACAGCTCAAGTTTCTGGCAGCTGTTGATAGGAACCGTTGGCTATATGAAGGCCCAGGTCTAGATAGGGCCATTTACAG GTATAATGCATTTTGGCTTCCTTTGCTGGCAAAGCATTCTGAATCCCAACTTTTAGATGGTCCATTGGTTGTTCCTTTAGATTGTGAATGGATATGGCACTGTCACAGACTCAATCCA GTCAGATATAAAGTAGACTGTGAGGAGTTCTATGGGAGAATTCTTGACAATCAGAATGTTGTTTCTTCTGTGGGTGAAGCTTCAAGAAGCACAACTGAAGAAGTTTGGAAGACTTTATACCCAGGTGAGCCCTATGAATTGGATCTGAAGGGTGCTCTTCAAGATAACATTCATGGAAGGAACGTAGGAGGGGAAAAATGTACCAAGTATGATTTGATCGCTGCTGTTCAGAGGCAAAGTCCGTTCTTTTATCAG GTATCCAGAGCCCATATGATTGATGATCGGTATCTTGAAGGATCTGTGGCTAGGTACAAAGGATTTTTGCACCTAATCAAGAGAAACAAGGAGAGACACATAAAGAGCTTCTCAGTTCCAACTTATGACATTGACCTCATTTGGCATACTCACCAGTTACATCCAGTTTCTTATTGCAAAGACCTTGTGGAAATTATGGGACAGGTTTTAGAACATGATGATACTGATTCAGACAGAACCAAAGGTCAGAAACTTGATATTGGGTTTTCTGGGACCACCAAGACATTTGAGGAGATGTATGGTTCTAGATATTGGAGAGCAGGAGCAATGTACCGTGGTCACACTCCTTCATCTGTCAGAAGTACTCCTTATTTTGGCGTAGCAAGTAAGACGTTGACCACTGTCAATGACAGCCAGAAGATCAAACTTCCTGAGGTGAAAGTTTTGGAG GTAATGCTGGAGGCTGTGGGAGTGAGGAATCTACCAGAAGGACATAATGGAAGTCTCTTATTGTCCTTTAGTAAAACGCAACCTGATGTTGTCTTCAATGAAAAGAGGagtctaaaatttttttctgaatctGGAGAGAAACAGGTGGCTTCCTTCCATTGTCAACCGACTGGCCATCTAAGCTTTGAACTTATGTATTGCTTGGATTCCAGATTACAAGCACCAAACTCATCCAAAACTATCGGTACCACTTCAATATCCCTGGAAGATTTCCTGTCTTCAGGGTCAAGTCTCAAAATAGAGAAATGGCTGGAGTTGTTACCTAATTCAAACATCATACAGTCCAAACCAATTGGCCTACTAGTGGCTATATCCGTTACTATACCTGTAAAGGTACCGTATGTACTTCATACAATGCGTTCTCAGCCGTTCTCAAAAACTTCCTGCCTGTTCCCACTTCCAGTGAGGGCTCGATTTGCTAGAAGTTGGACAAACATCATTGATGAGGCTGGAAATTTGGTCATGAGCCTACATATGAG AAACTCAAAAAAGTCGAGAGGCAAAGGAGAAAGTATGAGAAAAGAGGTGGCTGGCGTTCTAGAATCAGGCGAAAAATGTATTCTGGCTGAATTTGCAGAGTCGAAATGGTTACTAGTAAATTCTCCTTGGTCCCTTCAGTTTCCAATAACAAACAATGATGATGGCCACCTGTTGGAGCTGACTGGCCCGCGGACC GTGAGACTTTTCGTTGGTGGAAGATTGGATTATGAGTTGAAGCATTGTGAGAAACATAAAGGATTCGAAAATCACCTAATTACTGCAATAGAATTTTCTGATGAATACCCTTATGGTAGAGCAGTGGCATTACTTGATTTCAAGTCTGGCACTGTGAAG GTCAACGAAGAATGGTTCCTTCAGCCTGCATTTGTGCTCACATTTATATTTGCTTATGTATTGAGGAAGGAAGGATGTAATACCCATATTACAGGCATTAAAACTCCGAAGCAGAAAGGGATTGCTTTGATGCCATCTGAAGGGGGAGCTCGCAGTGAAAGTTGTAATGCAAAATGTGGAAACGGGGTTGGAAGTGATGTGAGGACTTTGGAGTCTGGTGGATGTGGCGGATGTGGTGgttgtggtggtggtgggtgTGGAAACATGGCCAGATGTGGGGGTTGCGGTGGTTGTGGGGgttgtggtggtggtgggtgTGGAAACAGGACCAAAAGTGGTGGATGTGGCAGCGGCTGTAGTGGTGGATGTGGCGGTTGTGGTGGTTGCGGTGgttgtggtggtggtggtggttatGGCTACAAATCAGGCAATGTGATTGGTGCCGGTAATGGCTACAGTAATGGACACCCAAATCAAGCCGTCATCCCACAGAATGAGATACGTGTTGCATGA
- the LOC105158551 gene encoding protein BRICK 1 produces the protein MARAGGITNAVNVGIAVQADWENREFISQISLNVRRLFDFLVQFESTTKNKLAKLNEKLDTLERRLELLEVQVSNATANPALFTPN, from the exons ATGGCGCGAGCGGGGGGGATAACGAATGCTGTAAACGTGGGAATAGCAGTCCAAGCCGACTGGGAGAATCGGGAATTCATTTCCCAAATCTCCCTCAACGTTCGCCGCCTCTTTGACTTCCTCGTACAATTTG agtcgACAACGAAGAATAAATTGGCGAAATTGAACGAGAAGCTGGATACATTGGAGCGGCGACTGGAATTGCTGGAAGTACAAGTCAGCAATGCCACGGCAAACCCTGCTCTATTCACTCCTAATTGA